The Brachionichthys hirsutus isolate HB-005 chromosome 3, CSIRO-AGI_Bhir_v1, whole genome shotgun sequence genome has a window encoding:
- the ice1 gene encoding LOW QUALITY PROTEIN: little elongation complex subunit 1 (The sequence of the model RefSeq protein was modified relative to this genomic sequence to represent the inferred CDS: substituted 1 base at 1 genomic stop codon) — protein sequence MMPADSRSNTIVISAEMAFGKCQNCSVLHQSLNEYVSSFLALKKKIIASEXVESIRLQQVEELQIRLVALEKKTTDYESQQEELVDKKEALKTYEQMFEAMEKLKQENCDTMTRKKQLEGQLIEVKEQLEIQSLENSRLMREMALVESELLKTQEKGLPSMDTDIGEQESSTKVSDFVPFHQEEPLLNTKSETSPKSSVIPTEENVGFTVIKTQKVEQVSCANHLKDSGHDELRDITDTEDKNGTDDKEMQCEKDLKTEQELTTAQLVSASSSSSTSDTVLLVDVTLVSVEHGLGKTKADQSESAANVDVNTNPGDTTGTKSDTADDREPPKNDMTVKISEEDGNVPLMTSSTIDSEREADMINTEKCKEMGTTPQDSCDLTWGSKNVTVLKDQEKTGCGTENTELRKDESSSSDNLSSVSNGNAGEGIQKDESIKPLGEELPETGAGDLRACRSDSTGLNSQSAETSLLKVEGAKSHNDLKSEQANDDIPSKNGGDGTKNLNGDHGPLPSDPQRKTLPDSESGHFLCRSLRPSCLFPTTKLKTVETDSNPPKRNFGADMELISTDKAPELVANLDAESTSNKDAAQLNECKLGTVSLISSLTQKVSATNEPKTPMGSQTKGHGTLRLHSNREEGPGSAGGSTGPQPGCIDTVLSDMGPPLPLLLTPLSTPPKMGKSISPRQAIGKLSFPSPTAPISASSIPNSQLISSLHDSPVPPNRVPSSPLQFGSATPEHAVPVPGRLPSSGMMSSPLLSSSPSQENSMRILDTMYPELSAHARTLSILKGNVNFINLPENGTLPEKSTIQMSGFKAINSTSTAFTKTEAKGEKRPSVSLPESKNSKCLRLDNGSSSVSHKEVAAASSNGREESRAPQSLRPKQLAHEPDLIVSALNKIEHQCFDLLPVLQSHVYVGNLPKKPVLRSEEKEVIADICQSSLADDMIVAVLNKLKAERRELSSNYLQALCRVYTGLCRQKGDWEKALLLAYSILTEDFPDAAKLILFMVTTWPDVLSRRSSLCRAIHAVTKLKAETHLLDCLTAFLGWEKSPPCDIDELIATTLSDARSGSSLSFTKHSRHGDDLGSKAWEYVLTLHILCAHKKWEWTYENLLGKELWPLMNSWMTQPRDQKEVISDVTVATVLRLIGLLGQLGIKERHVSSVKTVASIINTFGRHGTTEGVPWEVQLAAIYSIYDLSPCNPKQALDALAGWRGETSRHVPPAVTSCINQLASICRQVNC from the exons ATGATGCCTGCGGACAGTCGGTCCAATACGATAGTAATCTCCGCAGAAATGGCGTTCGGGAAATGTCAAAACTGCTCGGTTCTGCATCAG AGCCTGAACGAGTATGTGTCGTCGTTTCTGGcgctgaaaaagaaaataatcgCTTCAGAGTGAGT TGAGTCAATCAGGCTTCAGCAAGTGGAAGAGCTGCAGATCAGATTGGTCGCTCTGGAGAAAAAGACAACTGATTATGAATCTCAACAAGAAGAGCTGGTGGACAAGAAG GAGGCTCTGAAAACCTATGAACAGATGTTTGAAGCGATGGAAAAACTGAAGCAGGAGAACTGCGACACAATGACAAG GAAAAAACAACTTGAAGGCCAGCTAATAGAGGTGAAAg AGCAATTGGAAATCCAGTCACTAGAAAATAGTCGGCTGATGAGGGAAATGGCTTTGGTAGAAAGTGAATTGCTGAAAACACAG GAAAAGGGCTTGCCATCCATGGACACAGATATTGGAGAACAAGAAAGCTCCACGAAAGTCTCTGACTTTGTCCCTTTTCACCAAGAAGAGCCCTTACTCAACACAAAATCAGAAACGAGTCCAAAATCCTCTGTCATACCAAcagaggagaatgtgggttttaCAGTCATCAAAACACAGAAAGTGGAACAAGTGTCCTGTGCAAATCACTTGAAGGACTCGGGACACGACGAATTGAGGGACATTACAGACACGGAAGACAAAAATGGTACAGATGATAAAGAAATGCAATGCGAGAAAGACTTAAAGACGGAGCAGGAGCTAACAACTGCGCAGTTAGTATCagcgtcttcatcgtcttccacttCAGACACCGTGCTTTTGGTTGATGTCACATTAGTGTCTGTTGAACATGGTCTAGGAAAAACAAAGGCCGATCAGTCAGAGTCTGCGGCAAACGTGGATGTAAACACAAACCCGGGTGACACTACTGGTACCAAATCAGACACTGCTGATGATAGAGAACCTCCCAAAAATGATATGACTGTAAAGATATCTGAGGAAGATGGAAATGTTCCGCTAATGACTTCCTCAACAATTGACTCTGAGAGAGAAGCAGATAtgataaatacagaaaaatgtaaagaaatggGAACAACTCCTCAGGACTCTTGTGACTTGACATGGGGCAGTAAGAATGTCACGGTGTTGAAGGATCAGGAGAAGACAGGATGTGGTACTGAGAACACAGAGCTGCGAAAAGATGAGTCGAGCAGCAGCGACAACCTCAGTAGCGTCTCTAATGGGAACGCTGGAGAGGGGATTCAAAAGGATGAATCCATAAAACCTCTTGGTGAGGAGCTTCCAGAGACTGGAGCAGGTGATCTGAGAGCTTGTCGCTCAGACTCAACTGGTCTAAACAGTCAGTCTGCTGAAACCTCGTTGTTAAAGGTGGAAGGTGCCAAATCCCATAATGACCTGAAATCTGAACAAGCAAATGATGATATTCCTTCAAAAAATGGTGGCGATGGCACAAAGAACTTGAACGGTGACCATGGACCTTTGCCTTCTGACCCTCAGAGAAAAACTCTTCCTGACTCTGAAAGTGGACACTTTTTGTGTAGGAGTCTGAGACCTTCTTGTCTTTTTCCCACTACCAAATTAAAGACTGTGGAAACTGACTCAAATCCCCCAAAACGCAATTTTGGAGCTGATATGGAACTAATTTCAACAGATAAAGCTCCAGAGCTTGTCGCCAATTTGGATGCAGAATCCACCAGTAACAAGGATGCGGCCCAATTGAACGAATGCAAATTAGGCACTGTGAGTCTTATTAGCTCATTAACGCAGAAGGTTTCTGCCACAAATGAACCAAAAACGCCGATGGGATCAcagacaaaaggacatggaACGCTTCGGCTACATAGTAACCGAGAAGAGGGGCCGGGTTCAGCGGGAGGCTCAACCGGACCCCAACCAGGATGCATTGATACGGTTCTCTCAGACATGGGCCCACCTCTTCCACTCCTGCTGACCCCATTGAGCACGCCTCCAAAAATGGGTAAATCAATCAGCCCCAGGCAGGCTATTGGGAAGCTCTCATTTCCCTCACCCACTGCTCCCATCTCGGCCTCCTCCATCCCCAATAGTCAACTGATTTCCTCATTGCATGATAGTCCAGTTCCTCCGAATCGAGTCCCCTCGTCACCACTGCAGTTCGGCTCTGCCACTCCTGAACATGCTGTGCCCGTCCCAGGCCGCCTTCCCTCGTCTGGGATGATGTCCTCCCCGTTGTTATCTTCTAGCCCCTCGCAGGAAAACTCCATGAGGATTCTTGATACCATGTACCCAGAGCTCTCAGCCCATGCACGAACACTGAGCATTCTCAAAGGGAATGTGAATTTCATTAATTTGCCAGAGAATGGAACACTGCCTGAAAAATCCACCATCCAGATGTCTGGCTTTAAAGCTATTAACTCCACTTCAACAGCCTTCACCAAGACCGAGGCGAAAGGAGAAAAAAGGCCGTCCGTCAGTTTGCCTGAGTCTAAGAACAGCAAATGTCTCAGACTGGATAAcggctcctcctctgtcagTCACAAGGAGGTGGCGGCTGCCTCCTCAAACGGCAGAGAAGAGAGCAGAGCGCCCCAGTCTCTGAGGCCCAAACAGCTCGCCCATGAGCCAGATCTGATAGTGAGTGCTTTAAATAAGATCGAGCACCAGTGTTTCGATCTATTGCCTGTGCTTCAGAGTCATGTGTATGTTGGTAACCTGCCCAAAAAGCCTGTCTTGAGAAGCGAGGAGAAGGAGGTTATCGCTGACATCTGTCAAAGCAGCCTG GCCGATGATATGATTGTCGCCGTCctaaacaaattaaaagccGAGAGGAGAGAGCTCAGCAGCAACTACTTACAGGCCCTCTGCAGAGTCTACACGGGGCTCTGCAGACAGAAGGGAGACTGGGAGAAGGCTCTGCTCCTGGCTTACAGCATTCTCACAGAAG ACTTCCCAGATGCTGCGAAGCTGATTTTATTCATGGTGACAACGTGGCCCGATGTTCTGTCACGCAGGAGTTCTCTGTGTCGGGCAATACACGCTGTCACCAAACTGAAAGCAGAAACGCATCTCCTCGACTGCCTTACAGCATTTCTTGGTTGGGAGAAG AGCCCTCCCTGTGACATTGACGAGCTGATCGCCACGACACTGTCTGATGCAAGATCAGGTTCCAGCCTGTCTTTCACCAAGCACAGTAGGCATGGGGACGACCTGGGAAGTAAGGCTTGGGAATACGTCCTCACGCTGCACATCCTTTGTGCACACAAGAAGTGGGAGTGGACCTATGAAAATCTATTGGG CAAGGAGCTGTGGCCTTTGATGAACTCCTGGATGACACAGCCCAGAGATCAAAAAGAAGTCATCTCTGATGTGACGGTTGCCACTGTGCTGCGCCTCATAG gtCTCCTCGGTCAGCTGGGAATTAAAGAGCGCCACGTTTCCTCTGTGAAAACTGTAGCCAGTATCATCAACACATTTGGCAGGCATGGAACAACGGAAG GTGTCCCCTGGGAGGTCCAGCTTGCAGCCATCTACTCCATATATGACCTTTCCCCTTGCAACCCCAAGCAAGCCTTGGATGCCCTTGCAGGATGGAGGGGAGAAACATCTCGGCACGTCCCTCCTGCTGTAACCAGCTGCATTAATCAGCTAGCATCTATTTGCAGACAAGTCAATTGCTGA